AAAATTGATACACTCTAATCTACGAGAAGAAATGTATCAATTTTTATTAAAATTAAATTAAAAAATTATTCGGTTTTAGATTCTTCAGATGAATTATCTTTTTCAAGATTAGTGTCCTCAGCTTTAGGCTCTTCAACTTTAGTGTCTGCTACTTTAGCCTCTACATCTTTTGTTTCTTCAGCCTTGGGCTCTTCAACTTTTGCTTCTTCAGCTTTTGCTTCTACAGTTTTTGGCTCTTCGGCTTTAGCTTCTGAGGCTTTTGTCTCTTCAACTTTTGTTTCTACAACTTCGTCAGCAACAGCACTCTTAGTTTCGGACACGCTATCAGCTTTCTTACCTCTTGAACGTCTAGTACGTCCTTGAGTGGTTTTCCTTGCTTCTTTAGCTGCTAATAGTAATTCGTTATAGTCAACCAATTCCATCATGCAAAGTTCAGCATTATCACCAGCACGCCTACCTGTTTTTAAAATACGAGTGTAACCGCCAGGTCTATCAGCTACTTTATTTGCAATTTCGCGGAATAATTCTTTAACAGCTTCTTTATTTTGCAGATGTTTAAAAGCCAAGCGTCTATGATGCATAGAATCTTCTTTTGTAAGAGTTATAATTGGCTCTACAAAACTGCGAAGAGCTTTTGCTTTCTGTAAAGTTGTAGTGATACGTTTATGAATTATAAGAGAAGCAGCCATATTTGACAACATAGCTTCACGATGAGCAGCTTTTCTTCCAAGTTTATTAAATCCGTGTTTGTGTCTCATTTTTCTTTAATCCTTATCCAATTTATATTTTGAAACATTCATTCCAAAATGCAAGTTTTTATTTTTCACAAGCATTTCTAATTCAGCCAACGATTTTTTACCAAAATTTCTAAACTTCAAGAGGTCGTTTTTATTAAAAGTAACAAGTTCTCCAAGAGTTTCAACGTCAGCAGCTTTTAAGCAATTTAAGGCTCTAACACTCAAATCCAAATCGGACAACTTGGTTTTAAGCACATGCCTCATGTGTAAATAATCATCATCATAGTCATCAACTGCAACTTTTTCAGGAACATCAATGTCGATTTTTTCATCTGAAAACAGAACAAAATGTTGAATCAATATAGAAGCCGCTTCTTTTAATGCATCTTTTGGCAATATAGAGCCATCAGTTTGAATTGTAATTATTAGTTTTTCAAAATCCGTTTTCTGTTCAACACGATAATTTTCTACTAGGTAACTAACATTTTTAATAGGAGTAAAAGTAGCATCCATAGTTATATACCCAATGTTTTCAGATGCAGGTTTTAAATCTTCTGCAGAAACATAACCGCGACCCTTCTCAATATTAATTTCAAAACTTAATTTAACAGTCGGGTCTAAATGACATATTACTAAATCTGGGTTCAACACTTGAAATCCTGAAAGGAATTTATTAAAATCGTCGGCAGTAATTACATCTTGACCTTGGAAAACAACATTAACATGTTCAGAATTTACATCTTCTATTTGACGTTTTAATCTAACTTGTTTTAAGTTTAAAACAATATCAACAACATCTTCAACTACTCCAGGAATTGTTGAAAATTCATGTAAAACATTGTCAAATTTAACACCTGTGATGCTAAAGCCTTCGAGAGAAGATAACAAAATACGTCGCAAAGCATTACCAATCGTAATACCATAACCAGGTTCTAGAGGTCTAAACTCAAAGATCCCCTTGCGATCATCAGATTCTACTTGAATGACTTTGTCTGGTTTTTGAAAATTCAGAATTGCCATAGTTATATTTTATGGTTATTATTTATTGTATAATTCAACAATTAATTGTTCATTAATTGGCTCAGGAATAACTTCACGTTCAGGATAGTTTAAAAACTTACCTTCTAATTTTTCGCCATCCCATTCTAACCAACTGTATTGGTTACTGCTACGTCCTTCTAAAGAATTAGTAACAACTTGCAAGTTTTTAGATTTCTCTCTTACAGAAACAACATCACCAGGACGTAGTAAATAAGAAGGGATGTTCACAACTTTGCCATTTACTTCAAGATGTTTATGGCTTACAAGTTGGCGTGCTCCATCGCGTGTTTTTGCAATACCAAGGCGATAAACAACATTATCAAGTCTTGATTCAATTAGTTGTAAAAGGATAGCACCTGTAACACCTTTTTTTGCTGAAGCCAATAAAAATATTTTTTTAAATTGACGTTCTAAAATACCGTAAGTATATTTAGCTTTTTGCTTTTCAGCAAGCTGAATACCATATTCAGAAATTTTTCTTCTACGTTTAGAAAGCCCATGTTGTCCTGGGGGATATTTCTTACGTTCAAGATTTTTATCATATCCGTAAATTGGTTCTTGAAATCTACGGGCAATTTTTGATTTTGGTCCAATATATCTAGCCATAACTTAATTTTTAAAATTATACCCTTCTACGTTTTGGTGGACGACATCCATTATGAGGAATAGGAGTTACATCAACAATTTCTGTAACTTCAATACCGGCACCATGAATGCTTCTAATAGCACTCTCTCTTCCGGCTCCCGGTCCATTTACATACACTTTTACTTTTCTAAGTCCAGCATCAAAAGCTACTTTTGCGCAATCCTCAGCAGACACTTGTGCAGCATAGGGAGTATTTTTCTTACTTCCTCTAAAACCCATTTTACCTGCTGATGACCAAGAAATTACTTGTCCATCTTCGTTAGTCAACGAAATAATAACATTGTTAAATGAAGCTCTGACAAATGCATTGCCAAAAGGTTCAACTTTAACCTTACGTTTTTTGACCGTTTTAGTTTGTTTTGCCATATTTAGTTTTTTTCTAAATTATCAACCTTTAGGTGCTTTTTTCTTATTAGCAACTGTTTTCTTTCTGCCTTTTCGTGTACGAGCATTATTTTTTGTGCTTTGTCCACGCA
This is a stretch of genomic DNA from Bacteroidales bacterium. It encodes these proteins:
- a CDS encoding DNA-directed RNA polymerase subunit alpha; its protein translation is MAILNFQKPDKVIQVESDDRKGIFEFRPLEPGYGITIGNALRRILLSSLEGFSITGVKFDNVLHEFSTIPGVVEDVVDIVLNLKQVRLKRQIEDVNSEHVNVVFQGQDVITADDFNKFLSGFQVLNPDLVICHLDPTVKLSFEINIEKGRGYVSAEDLKPASENIGYITMDATFTPIKNVSYLVENYRVEQKTDFEKLIITIQTDGSILPKDALKEAASILIQHFVLFSDEKIDIDVPEKVAVDDYDDDYLHMRHVLKTKLSDLDLSVRALNCLKAADVETLGELVTFNKNDLLKFRNFGKKSLAELEMLVKNKNLHFGMNVSKYKLDKD
- the rpsD gene encoding 30S ribosomal protein S4, producing the protein MARYIGPKSKIARRFQEPIYGYDKNLERKKYPPGQHGLSKRRRKISEYGIQLAEKQKAKYTYGILERQFKKIFLLASAKKGVTGAILLQLIESRLDNVVYRLGIAKTRDGARQLVSHKHLEVNGKVVNIPSYLLRPGDVVSVREKSKNLQVVTNSLEGRSSNQYSWLEWDGEKLEGKFLNYPEREVIPEPINEQLIVELYNK
- the rpsK gene encoding 30S ribosomal protein S11; the encoded protein is MAKQTKTVKKRKVKVEPFGNAFVRASFNNVIISLTNEDGQVISWSSAGKMGFRGSKKNTPYAAQVSAEDCAKVAFDAGLRKVKVYVNGPGAGRESAIRSIHGAGIEVTEIVDVTPIPHNGCRPPKRRRV
- the rplQ gene encoding 50S ribosomal protein L17, producing MRHKHGFNKLGRKAAHREAMLSNMAASLIIHKRITTTLQKAKALRSFVEPIITLTKEDSMHHRRLAFKHLQNKEAVKELFREIANKVADRPGGYTRILKTGRRAGDNAELCMMELVDYNELLLAAKEARKTTQGRTRRSRGKKADSVSETKSAVADEVVETKVEETKASEAKAEEPKTVEAKAEEAKVEEPKAEETKDVEAKVADTKVEEPKAEDTNLEKDNSSEESKTE